One Alkaliphilus sp. B6464 genomic window carries:
- a CDS encoding ABC transporter ATP-binding protein has protein sequence MTERLLELNNLKVSFFTNNGEVQAVRGTSFYLNNGEVLGVVGESGSGKSVTSMAILRLLKPTGRIVGGEINYKGQDLMDISEKEMMKIRGNEIAMIFQDAMTSLNPVFTIGYQISEVIRRHQRVNKKVARKKTIEMLRLVGIPSPEERYNNYPHEFSGGMRQRAMIAMALCCEPDLLIADEPTTALDVTIQAQILELMKELKDTINTSIILITHDLGVVADVCSRVIVMYGGLVMEEGTVDEIFYNPQHPYTKGLLESLPKMEDGQKQKLIPIEGSPPDLSKPPMGCPFAERCPYAKDICREKQPSYYEVEAGHKAMCWLLSKDN, from the coding sequence GTGACAGAGCGTTTATTGGAATTAAATAACTTAAAAGTTTCTTTTTTTACTAATAATGGTGAAGTACAGGCTGTTCGAGGAACTTCTTTCTATTTGAATAATGGAGAAGTGCTAGGTGTTGTTGGAGAATCGGGAAGTGGCAAAAGTGTAACTTCCATGGCTATATTAAGGTTGCTAAAGCCAACTGGAAGAATTGTAGGTGGGGAAATTAACTATAAAGGACAAGATTTAATGGATATATCAGAGAAAGAAATGATGAAAATAAGAGGTAATGAAATTGCCATGATTTTTCAAGACGCTATGACCTCATTAAATCCTGTGTTTACTATTGGCTATCAAATATCAGAAGTTATAAGAAGGCATCAAAGAGTAAATAAAAAGGTGGCCCGTAAAAAGACTATTGAGATGCTTAGACTAGTGGGTATTCCATCTCCAGAGGAAAGATATAATAATTATCCTCATGAGTTTAGTGGTGGTATGCGACAAAGAGCTATGATTGCCATGGCATTGTGCTGTGAGCCAGATTTATTGATTGCTGATGAACCTACTACTGCCCTTGATGTAACTATACAAGCACAAATTCTTGAGCTTATGAAAGAATTAAAGGATACAATTAATACTTCTATTATTTTAATTACCCATGACTTAGGTGTGGTAGCCGATGTTTGTTCTAGGGTAATTGTAATGTACGGTGGTTTGGTTATGGAAGAAGGAACTGTAGATGAAATCTTCTATAATCCTCAGCATCCATATACAAAAGGTTTACTTGAGTCTTTGCCTAAAATGGAAGATGGGCAGAAACAAAAGTTGATACCTATAGAAGGTAGTCCACCAGACCTTTCAAAGCCTCCTATGGGTTGTCCCTTTGCCGAGCGTTGTCCTTATGCAAAGGATATTTGCAGAGAAAAACAGCCTTCATACTATGAAGTAGAAGCAGGACATAAGGCTATGTGTTGGCTTTTGAGTAAGGATAATTAA
- a CDS encoding acyl-CoA dehydratase activase, with translation MISIGIDVGSVAAKAAAYDGEKIIATALLPTGWSPRESGEQLLKEIMGDLNITRDDISTIVGTGYGRVSLSFIDKKVTEITCHGRGAHYIDPNIRTVIDIGGQDSKLIKLNDKGTVIDFLMNDKCAAGTGRFLQVMANALEVGVGDLSELASGTEPANINSMCTVFAESEVVSLMAEGASKEAIASGLLHSVCNKTYSLASRMGVEDKVFFSGGVSKNKKLGQLLSNKLGAEIISSNESQFLGAIGAAIIGYK, from the coding sequence GTGATCAGTATTGGAATTGATGTAGGTTCAGTAGCAGCAAAGGCAGCAGCCTATGATGGTGAAAAGATTATTGCGACAGCACTTCTACCTACAGGATGGAGCCCTAGGGAATCTGGAGAACAACTACTTAAGGAAATAATGGGCGATCTCAATATTACTAGAGATGATATCAGTACAATAGTAGGTACTGGATATGGTAGGGTGTCACTTTCTTTTATAGATAAAAAGGTTACAGAAATCACCTGCCACGGAAGAGGGGCTCACTATATAGATCCTAATATTAGGACTGTTATAGATATTGGGGGACAGGATAGTAAGCTTATTAAGCTAAATGATAAAGGTACTGTTATAGACTTTCTAATGAATGATAAGTGTGCAGCTGGTACAGGTAGATTTTTGCAAGTAATGGCAAATGCCCTAGAGGTAGGTGTAGGAGATCTTTCAGAGCTAGCATCTGGTACAGAACCGGCCAATATAAATAGCATGTGTACAGTTTTTGCAGAATCTGAGGTTGTAAGTCTAATGGCAGAAGGCGCTTCTAAAGAAGCAATTGCTTCAGGACTCTTGCATTCTGTATGTAATAAAACCTACTCTTTAGCAAGTAGAATGGGAGTGGAAGACAAGGTGTTTTTCTCTGGAGGAGTTTCTAAAAATAAAAAACTTGGGCAACTTCTTAGCAATAAGCTTGGAGCTGAAATTATTTCATCCAATGAGTCTCAATTTTTAGGAGCTATTGGAGCGGCGATTATCGGATATAAATAG
- a CDS encoding aldehyde ferredoxin oxidoreductase — protein sequence MSKITGWTGKMLRVNLTTGSIAVEDTMKYKDFIGGAGIGYKVIFDEVPQGTKAFDEANKIVIGVGPFTGTGVPCSGRTNITSLAPTNPYNAITDSHMGGNFGAFLKFAGWDAIIVEGASKTPVWLRIEDDKVSIEDASNLWGKGVIDTTHELNNVMGKEACIASIGQAGENLVHLSSIVNSVNHSAGGHGGVFGSKKLKAIGVRGTQAVHIAEGKGQEWLKLNEYMLKDIIGANNQHVVPSTPQPWAEYHDKGSRWTAQTALFWGAAEPKVETGECPAGDKNKVGLRTQKAIFDLGPVAEARTIKMGGCHSCPIRCQSNLKVPELEKYGLSGYATSTCIGFINPGTVMVNGFSDGEKQGEVALIAKSLGSRLADDYGIWSNYGQLGRDFKYSYQSGKLKEVLPKEEYDSIPWDLVESGDPGFLVEFYRRIALKEGEFSKLGLGPYWLDKEWNLGKEYWTGYGNNVWSKMAFPKHHSNEAGAQVGVLVNVMFNRDANSHTHMNMIGAGLPIEILKEVAGEVWGSPDALDAPNDYTPMNEYKAKFAKWSLDRNFLHDSITLCNWVWPMTVSPSKSRNYRGDTALEAKFFSLATGIETSEKELDLAAERIATMHRAATIKEMETIDMRNEHDIIPEWVFIDSKNPDAKPFTPGTVMLDREDMQLALTMLYKEYGWDEKTGAPTRATLERLNLKDVADELEKLNLLPK from the coding sequence ATGTCTAAGATCACTGGATGGACAGGTAAGATGTTGAGGGTAAACTTAACTACAGGTAGTATTGCTGTTGAAGATACTATGAAATATAAGGACTTTATTGGAGGAGCAGGTATTGGTTATAAGGTTATATTTGATGAAGTTCCTCAAGGTACAAAAGCTTTTGATGAAGCAAACAAAATAGTAATTGGTGTTGGACCTTTTACAGGTACAGGTGTGCCTTGTAGTGGAAGAACAAATATTACTTCTCTTGCACCTACTAACCCTTACAATGCTATTACTGATAGTCATATGGGTGGAAACTTTGGAGCATTCTTAAAGTTTGCAGGATGGGATGCTATCATTGTTGAGGGAGCTTCAAAAACTCCAGTATGGTTACGTATTGAAGATGATAAAGTGTCTATAGAAGATGCTTCTAATCTATGGGGAAAAGGAGTAATAGATACAACTCATGAGCTAAACAATGTTATGGGGAAAGAAGCCTGTATTGCCTCCATTGGACAAGCGGGTGAAAATTTAGTTCACTTATCTTCTATAGTAAATAGTGTTAACCACTCTGCTGGTGGACATGGTGGAGTATTTGGTTCTAAAAAACTAAAAGCTATAGGTGTTAGAGGAACTCAAGCAGTTCATATTGCTGAAGGTAAAGGACAAGAATGGTTAAAACTTAATGAATATATGTTGAAGGACATAATAGGTGCAAACAATCAACACGTTGTACCTAGCACACCACAGCCATGGGCGGAGTATCATGATAAAGGAAGCCGCTGGACTGCACAAACTGCTTTATTCTGGGGAGCGGCAGAGCCGAAGGTAGAAACAGGAGAATGTCCTGCTGGAGATAAGAATAAGGTTGGTCTTCGTACACAGAAGGCAATATTTGACTTAGGCCCTGTAGCTGAAGCAAGAACAATTAAAATGGGTGGATGCCACTCCTGTCCAATACGTTGTCAATCTAATTTAAAGGTTCCAGAACTTGAAAAGTATGGTTTATCAGGATATGCTACTAGTACTTGTATAGGATTTATTAATCCAGGTACAGTTATGGTTAATGGATTTTCTGATGGTGAAAAACAAGGAGAAGTAGCTCTAATCGCTAAAAGCTTAGGATCAAGACTTGCTGATGATTATGGTATTTGGAGTAACTATGGTCAGCTTGGTAGAGATTTTAAATATAGCTATCAATCCGGAAAATTAAAAGAAGTACTTCCAAAAGAAGAATACGACAGCATACCATGGGATTTAGTAGAATCAGGAGATCCTGGATTTTTAGTAGAGTTTTATAGAAGAATAGCTTTAAAAGAAGGAGAATTTAGTAAATTAGGTCTTGGACCTTATTGGTTAGATAAAGAATGGAACTTAGGAAAAGAATACTGGACTGGATATGGAAACAATGTTTGGTCGAAAATGGCATTTCCTAAGCATCATAGTAATGAGGCTGGTGCACAAGTAGGAGTACTTGTTAATGTAATGTTTAATAGAGATGCTAACTCTCATACTCATATGAATATGATAGGCGCAGGACTTCCTATAGAAATATTAAAAGAAGTTGCTGGCGAAGTATGGGGTTCCCCAGATGCACTAGATGCTCCAAATGATTATACTCCAATGAATGAGTATAAAGCAAAGTTTGCGAAATGGTCACTAGATAGAAACTTCCTGCATGACTCTATTACATTATGTAACTGGGTGTGGCCAATGACGGTTTCTCCTTCTAAATCAAGAAACTACAGAGGAGATACAGCATTAGAAGCTAAATTCTTTAGTTTAGCAACAGGCATAGAAACTTCTGAAAAAGAATTAGATTTAGCTGCTGAAAGAATCGCTACTATGCATAGAGCTGCAACTATTAAGGAAATGGAAACTATCGATATGCGTAATGAGCATGATATTATACCAGAATGGGTATTTATAGATTCAAAAAATCCTGATGCTAAGCCTTTCACCCCAGGAACAGTTATGCTTGATAGAGAAGATATGCAATTGGCTCTAACTATGTTATATAAAGAATATGGCTGGGATGAAAAAACTGGAGCACCTACAAGAGCTACATTAGAGAGATTAAACCTGAAAGATGTAGCAGACGAGCTAGAAAAACTTAATCTGCTTCCAAAATAA
- a CDS encoding ABC transporter permease yields MNNRSLANLKYQLKENKLGIVAIAIIAILAISSIFAFLSPYDPNAINITNRLGSPRLQNIFGTDDMGRDYLTRALYGGRVSLTVGFSSMIISTAIGTIVGTISGYFGGKVDNLIMRTIDILMCIPTFFLILILNAYLKPGIQNIIIIIGVFSWMGIARIVRAETLTVKEREYVLYAKVSGEKPKKIILKHIIPNIFSTVIVASTINIATAILTESSLSFLGLGVQQPNSSWGSMLKNAQGYIGEAPHLAIFPGMLILLTVLSFNVLGDIFRVAFEPKVNND; encoded by the coding sequence ATGAATAATAGATCGCTAGCAAATTTAAAATATCAATTAAAAGAAAATAAATTGGGAATAGTTGCAATCGCAATAATTGCAATATTAGCTATATCATCAATTTTTGCTTTTTTATCTCCATACGATCCTAATGCTATTAATATAACCAATCGGTTGGGGAGTCCAAGATTACAAAATATATTTGGAACTGATGATATGGGAAGAGACTATCTTACAAGGGCATTGTACGGAGGCCGAGTTTCTTTAACTGTAGGTTTTTCATCTATGATTATTTCTACTGCTATCGGCACTATTGTAGGCACTATAAGTGGATATTTTGGTGGTAAAGTTGATAATTTAATAATGAGAACTATTGATATTTTAATGTGTATACCGACATTTTTCTTAATTTTAATATTAAATGCATATTTAAAGCCTGGTATTCAAAATATTATCATTATTATAGGTGTTTTTAGTTGGATGGGCATAGCACGAATAGTTAGGGCAGAGACATTGACTGTAAAGGAAAGAGAATATGTTTTATATGCTAAGGTTTCTGGAGAAAAGCCGAAAAAAATTATATTAAAGCATATTATTCCTAATATTTTTTCAACAGTTATTGTAGCATCTACAATTAACATAGCTACCGCAATATTAACTGAGTCTTCTTTAAGCTTTTTAGGTTTGGGAGTACAACAACCCAACTCATCTTGGGGCAGCATGCTTAAAAATGCACAAGGTTATATAGGAGAGGCTCCGCATTTAGCTATTTTCCCTGGTATGCTGATTCTTTTAACAGTGCTGAGCTTTAACGTTTTAGGAGATATATTTAGGGTTGCCTTTGAGCCTAAGGTAAATAATGATTAG
- a CDS encoding ABC transporter ATP-binding protein, with protein sequence MDKVRKNIVLEKNILIEVKNLKKYFPVRKDISLGKVQYIKAVDDISFHINEGETLGLVGESGCGKSTLGRTIIRLYDSTEGDVFYKGQNISRMKEKDIKPYRRKMQVVFQDPYASLNPRMTVDELIKEPLSIHNIGSEEERSDRVYELLEKVGLNPSYFNRYAHEFSGGQRQRIGIARALAINPEFILCDEPISALDVSIQAQVVNMLEELQNEMGLTYLFIAHDLSMVRHISHRIGVMYLGKLVELADSNELYNRPAHPYTQALLSSIPVPDPRLAKSKIKTILEGDVPSPLNPPSGCKFRTRCKYATAKCAEIEPQMKDIGGGHMAACHLFD encoded by the coding sequence ATGGATAAAGTTAGAAAAAATATAGTATTAGAAAAAAACATACTAATTGAAGTAAAAAATCTAAAAAAGTATTTTCCAGTTAGAAAAGATATTTCTTTAGGCAAAGTACAATATATAAAAGCTGTAGATGATATTAGTTTTCATATAAATGAAGGAGAAACTTTAGGATTAGTAGGAGAATCTGGTTGCGGTAAGTCTACATTAGGAAGAACTATCATAAGGCTTTATGATAGCACTGAAGGAGATGTATTCTATAAAGGACAAAATATTAGTAGAATGAAAGAAAAAGATATTAAGCCTTATAGAAGAAAAATGCAGGTTGTTTTTCAGGATCCCTATGCATCCTTAAATCCTAGAATGACTGTAGATGAATTAATTAAAGAACCTCTATCTATACACAACATAGGTAGTGAAGAGGAAAGGTCAGATAGGGTATATGAATTATTAGAAAAGGTGGGATTAAACCCTTCTTATTTTAATAGATATGCCCATGAGTTTAGTGGTGGACAAAGACAACGGATTGGTATAGCAAGGGCTCTTGCCATTAATCCAGAGTTTATTCTTTGCGATGAGCCTATTTCTGCCTTAGACGTTTCAATTCAGGCACAGGTTGTCAATATGTTAGAGGAACTACAAAATGAAATGGGGCTTACTTATTTATTTATAGCCCACGACCTTTCCATGGTACGACATATTTCCCATCGTATAGGAGTAATGTATTTAGGTAAACTGGTAGAACTTGCAGATAGTAATGAACTTTATAATAGGCCAGCCCATCCATATACACAGGCATTACTATCATCTATACCTGTACCGGACCCGAGACTGGCAAAAAGCAAAATAAAAACTATATTAGAAGGGGATGTACCAAGTCCGCTAAATCCTCCCTCTGGTTGTAAGTTTAGAACAAGATGTAAGTATGCAACTGCTAAATGTGCTGAAATAGAACCACAAATGAAAGATATTGGTGGTGGACATATGGCAGCTTGCCATTTGTTTGACTAA
- the tatA gene encoding twin-arginine translocase TatA/TatE family subunit, with protein MFGRLGTTELILILIIALVIFGPSKLPELGKALGKSLKEFKDHADKITENPEKETIEKSETLDKKEEE; from the coding sequence ATGTTTGGTAGATTAGGGACTACGGAGCTAATATTAATCTTAATAATCGCATTGGTAATTTTTGGACCGTCAAAACTTCCGGAATTAGGAAAAGCCTTAGGCAAATCTCTTAAAGAATTTAAGGATCATGCAGATAAAATAACCGAAAATCCGGAAAAGGAGACTATAGAGAAGTCAGAAACATTAGATAAGAAGGAAGAAGAATAA
- a CDS encoding double-cubane-cluster-containing anaerobic reductase: MRPEIMEEVEALRGVNSVKIKEAHEAGKKVVGMYCVFSPQEIALAADAISVTLCGTAQAPIEDAEKELPRNLCPLIKSSYGFAITDKCPYFYFSDVLLAETTCDGKKKMYELMGKIKPMHIMNLPQTAEGNDALEMWKNEMIKFKSFLEEKFGVEITDEKLKDAIKLMNRERSAMRRLHKLNAHKPAPLTGVDMMLAQWLKGFNVDKEAGIELIERLISEVEERMENGIYAFDENAPRILLTGCPIGSGSEKVLKVLEESGASVVALENCTGYKGLDVLVDESKDPITALAEKYLSTPCSCMTNNNGRLDLIKRLAEEYEIDGVVDLTWQACHTYNIESFTVRNFVKDELNLPFIQIETDYSDSDVGQIKVRVEAFLETIGSTVTA; the protein is encoded by the coding sequence ATGAGACCAGAAATTATGGAAGAAGTAGAAGCTCTAAGAGGAGTTAATTCTGTAAAAATTAAAGAAGCACACGAGGCAGGTAAAAAAGTAGTAGGAATGTACTGTGTATTTTCACCTCAAGAAATCGCATTAGCCGCAGATGCAATTTCAGTTACATTATGTGGAACAGCTCAAGCACCTATAGAAGATGCGGAGAAAGAGTTACCAAGAAACCTATGTCCACTTATTAAGTCTAGTTATGGTTTCGCGATTACTGATAAATGCCCTTATTTCTATTTTTCAGATGTATTATTAGCAGAAACAACATGTGATGGTAAAAAGAAAATGTACGAGCTAATGGGTAAAATAAAACCTATGCATATAATGAACCTACCACAAACTGCTGAGGGTAATGATGCTCTAGAAATGTGGAAAAATGAAATGATTAAATTTAAAAGCTTCTTAGAAGAAAAATTTGGTGTAGAAATTACAGATGAAAAGTTAAAAGATGCTATTAAATTAATGAATAGAGAAAGAAGTGCAATGAGAAGATTACATAAACTTAATGCGCATAAGCCTGCTCCGCTAACAGGTGTAGATATGATGTTAGCACAATGGTTAAAAGGTTTTAATGTAGATAAAGAAGCAGGTATAGAGCTTATCGAAAGGTTAATTTCTGAAGTTGAAGAGAGAATGGAAAATGGTATTTACGCCTTCGATGAAAATGCTCCACGTATTTTATTAACAGGATGCCCTATAGGAAGTGGATCAGAAAAGGTATTAAAGGTTTTAGAGGAATCTGGTGCAAGTGTAGTCGCTCTGGAAAATTGTACAGGATATAAAGGATTAGACGTATTAGTAGATGAAAGTAAAGATCCGATTACTGCTCTTGCAGAAAAATATTTATCTACACCATGTTCTTGTATGACAAATAACAATGGTAGATTAGACCTTATTAAAAGATTAGCAGAAGAATATGAAATAGACGGTGTAGTTGATCTTACATGGCAGGCCTGTCACACATACAACATAGAATCCTTTACTGTTCGTAACTTTGTTAAAGACGAGCTAAATCTTCCATTTATTCAAATAGAAACTGACTACTCCGATTCTGATGTAGGACAAATTAAAGTTAGGGTAGAAGCGTTCTTAGAAACTATTGGATCTACAGTTACTGCTTAA
- a CDS encoding ferredoxin-like protein yields the protein MFEREIEDFLEKLRTRREFLKVSGKGIVGITVTASVLNLLGCSNPDVGSASAFVTAKGILIAERNKCTGCQRCEMVCTVANDGKVHPLISRIKISRNFNYGDEITDNYRNEDGYFGNFLMTPETCKQCKEPKCAESCPADAISLNEKLGAWTVDKDKCVGCGACAAACPWHMPTIDPESKKSTKCILCGACAENCITGALKIIPWEEVAAMFTRKGYRFS from the coding sequence ATGTTTGAAAGAGAAATTGAAGATTTTTTAGAGAAATTGAGAACTAGACGAGAATTTTTAAAAGTTAGTGGAAAAGGAATAGTAGGTATAACTGTTACTGCTTCTGTACTAAATTTATTAGGATGTTCTAATCCAGATGTTGGAAGTGCTTCCGCTTTTGTAACTGCTAAAGGGATACTTATTGCTGAGAGGAATAAATGTACTGGATGTCAAAGATGTGAGATGGTTTGTACAGTAGCAAATGATGGCAAGGTTCATCCGCTTATTTCAAGAATAAAAATTAGTAGAAACTTTAACTATGGAGATGAAATTACAGATAATTATCGTAATGAAGATGGCTATTTTGGAAACTTCCTTATGACACCTGAAACATGTAAGCAATGTAAGGAACCTAAGTGTGCTGAATCCTGTCCTGCCGATGCGATTAGTTTAAATGAAAAACTAGGGGCTTGGACAGTAGATAAAGATAAGTGTGTTGGATGTGGAGCATGCGCAGCAGCCTGTCCATGGCATATGCCTACAATAGACCCAGAGAGTAAAAAATCTACAAAATGTATTTTATGTGGAGCATGTGCGGAAAACTGCATTACAGGAGCATTAAAAATAATTCCTTGGGAAGAAGTAGCAGCAATGTTTACCAGAAAAGGATATCGTTTTTCATAA
- a CDS encoding ABC transporter substrate-binding protein: MQIKRFLILMMVAVMVFLTACGGNKTQVDQPNTKEAVVNEIKDGGTIIFAIGSDPNVLNPLYAGDRVTMTINNALFAPLYVIDEEGTHFFLAESITPSEDYLTYTLKLKEGIKWHDGEKITADDIVFTIESLLDPAQNSHLRDSFIIDGKPVEVVKIDEITVEFKLPQISMPFISNVSKILPIPKHVFEGEIDLAKSDKNASPIGSGPFKFKDSKSGEKVELVRFDEYFDGKAHLDSVVYRVISDPNAANIALQNGELSARYIDPKDAAKFEADPNLNVVTYNEGMLNNMVFNLNSDTLKNKDVRKAIAYAINKEEVIVGAYESTDYAEEAYSVFVPNTIYYTDKVEEYNFDENKAKELLANAGAENLKLKLAYINSNKAQENQGLIMQHQFKNVGIELELIAMERGAFYQKLLDPKNKDFDLAYNGYVMGSEPDGYKGLFTVGSMNNFMNYENLAMDELWNKAVIEKDEVRRGEIYTNIQEEVIEDMVVYPIAYPKSIVAINAAFGGIEEAKPVPIFMFRDLSKLYMK, encoded by the coding sequence ATGCAAATTAAAAGATTTTTAATACTTATGATGGTAGCAGTTATGGTATTTTTAACAGCATGCGGTGGTAATAAAACACAAGTTGATCAGCCAAATACAAAAGAAGCTGTTGTTAATGAAATAAAGGATGGTGGAACAATTATATTTGCTATTGGCTCCGATCCAAATGTACTAAATCCACTTTATGCTGGTGACAGGGTAACAATGACAATTAATAATGCTTTGTTTGCACCTCTATATGTAATTGATGAAGAGGGAACACATTTTTTCTTAGCAGAGAGCATCACTCCTTCGGAAGACTATTTAACTTATACACTTAAATTAAAAGAGGGAATAAAGTGGCATGATGGTGAAAAAATTACAGCAGATGATATTGTATTTACAATAGAATCATTACTTGACCCAGCTCAAAACAGTCATTTAAGAGATTCATTTATTATTGATGGAAAGCCTGTTGAGGTAGTTAAGATAGATGAAATCACTGTAGAATTTAAACTTCCACAAATATCTATGCCTTTTATTAGTAATGTATCAAAAATATTGCCTATTCCAAAACATGTATTTGAAGGAGAAATTGACTTAGCTAAGAGTGATAAAAATGCATCACCAATTGGGTCCGGTCCCTTCAAATTTAAAGATTCTAAGAGTGGAGAAAAAGTTGAACTAGTAAGATTCGATGAATATTTTGATGGTAAAGCCCATTTAGATTCTGTAGTTTATAGAGTAATATCTGATCCAAACGCAGCAAATATCGCTCTGCAAAATGGAGAACTAAGTGCTAGATATATTGATCCAAAAGATGCAGCTAAATTTGAAGCAGACCCTAATCTAAATGTAGTAACATACAACGAAGGTATGTTAAATAATATGGTATTTAACTTAAATAGTGATACTTTGAAAAATAAAGATGTAAGAAAAGCTATAGCCTATGCTATAAATAAAGAAGAGGTTATAGTCGGTGCATATGAATCTACAGATTATGCAGAAGAAGCTTACTCTGTTTTTGTACCAAATACGATCTACTATACAGATAAAGTTGAAGAATATAACTTTGATGAAAATAAAGCAAAAGAGCTTTTAGCTAATGCAGGTGCAGAAAACCTAAAACTTAAATTAGCTTATATTAACTCTAATAAAGCACAAGAAAATCAAGGTTTAATTATGCAGCATCAATTTAAAAATGTAGGAATAGAGCTGGAGCTAATTGCTATGGAAAGAGGAGCTTTTTATCAAAAATTACTGGATCCCAAAAATAAGGATTTTGACTTAGCATATAATGGTTATGTAATGGGAAGTGAGCCAGATGGATACAAAGGTCTATTCACAGTTGGAAGTATGAATAACTTTATGAACTATGAAAACCTAGCAATGGATGAATTATGGAATAAGGCAGTTATAGAAAAAGACGAAGTTAGAAGAGGAGAAATCTATACTAACATACAGGAAGAAGTTATTGAAGATATGGTAGTGTATCCAATTGCATATCCAAAATCAATAGTTGCTATTAATGCAGCATTTGGCGGCATTGAAGAGGCTAAGCCAGTTCCAATTTTTATGTTTAGAGACTTATCCAAGCTGTATATGAAATAA
- a CDS encoding ABC transporter permease, whose product MGKLTIKRLIQAIPMLIVISIVSFSLIKLAPGDPVQSFITPAMSDNDILRIRQNLGLDRPVYIQYIQWLKNVITGNLGYSLINHRPVLNQILERIPATLGLMGSSLLLSILVGIPLGLISAANKNKWIDNISAIFSYVGISIPSFWFAMILIYTFSLKLNLLPSIGMRTVGIDTTWDLIKHGIMPTIVLSLQNIAVITRYIRSSTISQLKEDYVMVEYASGASKAEVLYKYVLKNSILPVITIVGMSLPSLVSGAFITETVFGWPGMGQLGINSIFSFDYPVIMAITMFSSLLLIIGNLLSDILYGIADPRIKELR is encoded by the coding sequence GTGGGAAAATTAACTATTAAACGATTAATTCAAGCTATACCTATGCTTATAGTTATTTCCATAGTGTCTTTTTCGCTTATTAAGTTGGCTCCAGGAGATCCAGTGCAATCTTTTATTACACCTGCTATGAGTGATAATGATATATTACGTATAAGACAAAATTTAGGACTAGATAGACCAGTGTATATTCAATATATACAGTGGTTAAAAAACGTAATTACAGGGAATTTAGGCTATTCATTAATTAATCATAGACCAGTTTTAAATCAAATATTAGAAAGAATTCCAGCAACCTTAGGATTAATGGGATCATCATTACTTTTATCAATATTAGTTGGTATTCCCCTAGGACTTATTTCAGCAGCTAATAAAAATAAATGGATTGATAATATATCCGCCATTTTTTCTTATGTTGGAATTTCTATACCAAGCTTTTGGTTTGCAATGATTTTAATTTATACTTTTTCACTAAAGTTAAATCTTCTTCCAAGTATAGGTATGCGGACGGTTGGAATAGATACTACTTGGGATCTTATAAAACACGGAATTATGCCTACTATAGTTCTTAGTCTACAAAATATTGCAGTTATTACTAGATATATTAGATCTAGTACTATTAGTCAATTAAAGGAAGATTATGTTATGGTAGAATATGCTTCAGGAGCAAGCAAGGCAGAGGTTCTTTACAAGTATGTATTAAAAAATTCTATTTTACCTGTTATTACGATTGTAGGGATGTCATTACCTTCACTTGTTTCTGGTGCGTTTATTACAGAGACGGTTTTTGGCTGGCCAGGAATGGGTCAACTAGGCATTAATTCTATATTTAGTTTTGATTATCCAGTTATTATGGCAATTACTATGTTTTCATCTTTATTATTAATTATAGGTAATTTACTATCGGATATTTTATACGGAATTGCTGATCCGAGAATTAAGGAGTTGAGATGA